CTGGCTTGGTGAGACGTAAATGTCATCCGGCCCGGCCAAATAAGAGCTGTCGGCACTTCGCAAAAAGCCGTAACCATCCGGCAAGATTTCCAAGACGCCATCACCAAAGATGTCTTCTCCGCTTTTGGCGTGGGCCTTGAGAATGGCGAAGATAATGTCCTGCTTGCGCAGCCGGGCCATGTTTTCCAAGCCCATTTGGCTCGCCAATTCGACAAGTTCATTGATCGGTTTACGTTTGAGTTCTGTCAGATTCATGCGTGACGGGTCCGTGAGAGTCAACCAGTTTGTTATTTGCTGGATTACTTGGGATTTCGTGAATCGAAATTATTACAGCGACGGGTCTTCGCGAAAGGCTCGCGTGACTTGCAAGCCTAAAATTAGCAGAATATCAAGTGACAGTCCAGCCCTCAAAGGCTGAACCATCAACTTTTTCAAATGTTGCTATCCAAAAATGCGGTCAATTGCGATTTTGACAAAGCGCCAACATGAGTGGCAACCACCTGTCCGTTTTTGAACAGCAGCAAGGTCGGGATGCCGCGAATGCCATATTTTGGCGCAGTTTCCGCATTTTCCTCGATGTTCAGCTTGCAAACTTTCACTCGGCCTGCATATTCTTCGGCCACTTCTTCCAAAATCGGTGCAATGGTTCGGCAAGGACCACACCAACTGGCCCAGAAGTCGACCAATACTGGCCCTTCCGCCTGAAGCACGTCAGCTTCAAAGCTATCATCAGTCACGTTGACAATATGTTCGCTCATGCAATGCTCTCCTGTTGCCACTATTTTTCCTGTTTTTCCGACACAGTACGAGCCATCAGTGTCAAAACAGGTTAAAATTTGGTTCACTATTTGACTGAAAAAGCTTTCACATTGCAAGCCTCAATTCCAAACAAGAACACAATGACTGATACCACAAGCCTATCTGACATCCCTTTTTCATCGCTCGGTCTCCAACCGCCACTGCTCAAGGCACTTGAGGATCTGGGTTATCACTATTGCACGCCGATACAAGCCGAGGCGCTGCCGCTCGCCCTCACCGGTCACAATGTGGCTGGCCAGGCCCAAACGGGCACCGGTAAAACAGCCGCCTTCCTGCTCGCCACGCTCAATGACCTTTTGTGCATCCGGCCAATTGATGGACGCCGCCCGAATGAGCCGAGAGCCCTCATCGTCGCGCCAACGCGTGAGTTGGCCGTGCAAATCTATGATGACGCGAAGCAATTGGCTAAATATACCGACTTCAAAATTGGTGTCGTCTATGGCGGCACAGGCTATGAACAACAAAAGCAAATGCTCAAGGAAGGGGTCGATATTCTCATCGGCACAACCGGGCGCCTGATTGACTATTTCAAACAGAAAATTTTCTCTTTGGATGCCCTTGATGTGGTTGTTCTTGATGAGGCGGATCGGATGTTTGATCTTGGGTTTATCAAAGACATCCGATACTTATTCCGGCGCATGCCCCCTGCTCAAGACCGATTGAATATGCTGTTTTCGGCAACGCTATCGCAGCGCGTGATGGAGCTTGCCTACGAGCATATGGGCAATGTCATCAAAGTGCAAACGGCCACCGAAATCACCAACGCACGCATCCAGGAATGGCTCTATTATCCAAGCCAAGAAGAAGCCATCCCGCTGCTCATTGGCTTGCTGCGCCAGCAGAAGCCGGATCGAGCCATGATCTTTGCCAATACCAGACGACAGTCGGAAAAGATTTGGCGCTATCTGGTTGGTAATGGCTTT
This portion of the Gammaproteobacteria bacterium genome encodes:
- the rhlB gene encoding ATP-dependent RNA helicase RhlB, with product MTDTTSLSDIPFSSLGLQPPLLKALEDLGYHYCTPIQAEALPLALTGHNVAGQAQTGTGKTAAFLLATLNDLLCIRPIDGRRPNEPRALIVAPTRELAVQIYDDAKQLAKYTDFKIGVVYGGTGYEQQKQMLKEGVDILIGTTGRLIDYFKQKIFSLDALDVVVLDEADRMFDLGFIKDIRYLFRRMPPAQDRLNMLFSATLSQRVMELAYEHMGNVIKVQTATEITNARIQEWLYYPSQEEAIPLLIGLLRQQKPDRAMIFANTRRQSEKIWRYLVGNGFQVGLLTGDVPQKKRSALLQKLKDGQLLALVATDVAARGLHIEGVSHVYNFDLPDNPEDYVHRIGRTARAGATGVAVSFANEHTAMNLPAIEEYIGYAIPTARMDSVALPETLSPPKPAPRRRPRSRPR
- the trxA gene encoding thioredoxin TrxA, with translation MSEHIVNVTDDSFEADVLQAEGPVLVDFWASWCGPCRTIAPILEEVAEEYAGRVKVCKLNIEENAETAPKYGIRGIPTLLLFKNGQVVATHVGALSKSQLTAFLDSNI